Proteins found in one Mangifera indica cultivar Alphonso chromosome 15, CATAS_Mindica_2.1, whole genome shotgun sequence genomic segment:
- the LOC123197244 gene encoding transcription factor bHLH48-like isoform X1 yields the protein MEPSLDPNALDSFQFNQEIQQLLTLPQENASSFTALLELPSSQAIQLLHHSPESNDSTAPAPPHSTNHAVTVHAHHTPYHLPVGANLTFPSNIALVERAARFSVFADSINNATTNKYNHKNNYHSPETTESMPSNSSANIWKVKDEPAESDSNKPNSSPPAEKKRSVKRKERQKKVKVATKKRKSGANESSEDAEKLPYVHVRARRGQATDSHSLAERARREKINARMKILEELVPGCNKISGTALVLDEIINHVQLLQRQVEFLSMRLATVSPRIDVNLDRILAAESGSLMDSNLSNMVIPLTGPEVQVNASRQQYQQQWHLDAYHQPVWGREVESRNFVTPENSLLSYDDSANSGALH from the exons ATGGAACCCTCACTTGACCCAAACGCCCTCGATTCTTTCCAATTCAACCAAGAAATTCAACAGTTACTGACCCTACCACAAGAAAATGCAAGCTCCTTCACCGCACTCCTCGAGCTGCCGTCGTCACAAGCCATACAACTCCTCCATCACTCTCCTGAATCCAACGACTCTACTGCACCTGCGCCTCCTCATTCAACCAACCACGCGGTAACCGTCCATGCTCACCACACACCCTATCATTTGCCCGTTGGGGCAAACTTGACTTTTCCATCTAACATAGCCTTGGTTGAACGCGCCGCCAGATTCTCGGTTTTTGCAGACAGCATTAATAATGCTACTactaataaatataatcataaaaacaATTATCACTCGCCGGAAACTACGGAGTCGATGCCGTCAAATTCAAGCGCGAATATCTGGAAAGTAAAGGACGAACCAGCAGAATCAGACTCCAACAAACCCAATTCATCACCGCCGGCGGAGAAAAAGAGGTCGGTGAAGAGAAAGGAGCGCCAGAAGAAG GTCAAAGTGGCGACAAAGAAGAGGAAAAGCGGTGCAAACGAAAGCAGCGAAGATGCGGAGAAACTTCCATACGTCCACGTTCGAGCTCGTCGTGGTCAAGCTACAGATAGCCACAGCTTAGCAGAGAGA GCGAGGAGAGAGAAGATTAATGCACGAATGAAGATTCTAGAGGAGCTGGTCCCAGGCTGCAATAAG ATATCTGGTACAGCTTTAGTTTTAGATGAGATTATCAATCATGTGCAGTTGCTACAGCGTCAAGTGGAG TTCTTATCAATGAGACTTGCAACAGTGAGTCCAAGAATTGATGTCAACCTTGACAGAATATTGGCTGCAGAA AGTGGATCCTTAATGGACAGTAACCTTTCCAATATGGTTATACCTCTAACGGGGCCTGAGGTTCAAGTCAATGCAAGCAGACAACAATATCAGCAGCAATGGCATTTGGATGCATACCATCAGCCTGTTTGGGGAAGAGAAGTAGAAAGCCGTAACTTTGTTACTCCAGAAAACTCACTTTTAAGCTATGACGACTCAGCAAATTCAG GAGCTCTGCACTAA
- the LOC123197244 gene encoding transcription factor bHLH48-like isoform X2 has translation MEPSLDPNALDSFQFNQEIQQLLTLPQENASSFTALLELPSSQAIQLLHHSPESNDSTAPAPPHSTNHAVTVHAHHTPYHLPVGANLTFPSNIALVERAARFSVFADSINNATTNKYNHKNNYHSPETTESMPSNSSANIWKVKDEPAESDSNKPNSSPPAEKKRSVKRKERQKKVKVATKKRKSGANESSEDAEKLPYVHVRARRGQATDSHSLAERARREKINARMKILEELVPGCNKISGTALVLDEIINHVQLLQRQVEVRLANHVLINETCNSESKN, from the exons ATGGAACCCTCACTTGACCCAAACGCCCTCGATTCTTTCCAATTCAACCAAGAAATTCAACAGTTACTGACCCTACCACAAGAAAATGCAAGCTCCTTCACCGCACTCCTCGAGCTGCCGTCGTCACAAGCCATACAACTCCTCCATCACTCTCCTGAATCCAACGACTCTACTGCACCTGCGCCTCCTCATTCAACCAACCACGCGGTAACCGTCCATGCTCACCACACACCCTATCATTTGCCCGTTGGGGCAAACTTGACTTTTCCATCTAACATAGCCTTGGTTGAACGCGCCGCCAGATTCTCGGTTTTTGCAGACAGCATTAATAATGCTACTactaataaatataatcataaaaacaATTATCACTCGCCGGAAACTACGGAGTCGATGCCGTCAAATTCAAGCGCGAATATCTGGAAAGTAAAGGACGAACCAGCAGAATCAGACTCCAACAAACCCAATTCATCACCGCCGGCGGAGAAAAAGAGGTCGGTGAAGAGAAAGGAGCGCCAGAAGAAG GTCAAAGTGGCGACAAAGAAGAGGAAAAGCGGTGCAAACGAAAGCAGCGAAGATGCGGAGAAACTTCCATACGTCCACGTTCGAGCTCGTCGTGGTCAAGCTACAGATAGCCACAGCTTAGCAGAGAGA GCGAGGAGAGAGAAGATTAATGCACGAATGAAGATTCTAGAGGAGCTGGTCCCAGGCTGCAATAAG ATATCTGGTACAGCTTTAGTTTTAGATGAGATTATCAATCATGTGCAGTTGCTACAGCGTCAAGTGGAGGTCAGACTTGCAAATCACg TTCTTATCAATGAGACTTGCAACAGTGAGTCCAAGAATTGA